AAGGAGAATACCACCTATGCCAACTGCATCCGTAATACTGAAAAAAGGCGAAGGCCGCACCGTCAAAGCGGGCGGGGCCTGGATCTATGATAATGAGATTGATAAGATTGAGGGGGAATTTGAAAACGGCGGCATGGTCTATGTAAAGGACTTTGACGGATACTCCATGGGACAGGGCTTTATCAACACCCGTTCCAAGATCACCGTGCGCATGATGACGCGGAAAAAGGACGCCGTCGTGGATGATGCTTTCATAGAGATGCGGGTCCGCAATGCCTGGGAATACCGCAAAGCCACTGTGGATACCGGCAGCTGCCGCCTGATCTTTGGCGAGGCGGACTTCCTTCCCGGGATCGTCATTGACAAATTTTCCGATGTCCTGGTGGTAGAGTCCCTGGCGCTCGGCATCGACCGATGGAAACCGGTCATTCTTGAGAAAGTGAAAATGGTACTGGCTGAGGACGGTATCATCATCCGCGGCATCTATGAGCGCAGCGACGCCAAGGTGCGCCTCCAGGAGGGCATGGAGCGTTTCAAAGGTTTTATCGGGGAAACGTTTGACACCAAAGTGGAGATTGTGGAAAATGGAGTCCACTACATGGTAGACGTGGAAGACGGACAGAAAACAGGATTTTTCCTGGATCAGAAGTACAACCGGCTTGCCATCCAGCGGCTGTGCAAAGACAAAAAGGTGCTGGACTACTTCACCCACACCGGTTCCTTTGCCTTAAACGCGGGAATCGCCGGCGCGTCCTCCGTCCTTGGGGTGGACGCCTCAGAGTTGGGCGTCGCCCAGGCAAGGGAAAATGCCGCGCTCAACGGTCTGTCCGACCGGGTAGAGTTTTTATGTGCCGATGTATTTGACCTGCTTCCGGAGCTGGAAAAAAAGGGCGAGAAATTCGATGTGGTCATCCTGGACCCACCTGCCTTCACCAAGTCCCGCAGTTCCATCAAGAACGCGGTAAAAGGCTACCGGGAGATCAATCTCCGGGGGATGAAGTTAGTGAAGGACGGCGGATATCTGGCTACCTGCTCCTGTTCCCATTTCATGGATCCGGAGCTGTTTACAAAGACCATCCGCGAGGCCGCAAACAATGTCCACAAGCGCCTGCGCCAGGTGGAATACCGGACCCAGGCAGCTGACCATCCCATCCTTTGGTCAGGCGATCAGTCGTCCTATTATTTGAAATTTTACATTTTCCAGGTTTGTGATGAGAAATAGGCTTCCTTTCTCCATTATGGAAAAAGAAAGCCTGTCCCATTAGTCTTTATCATTTGTCACATTCCCATTCCCACTGACCGGAATCGCCTCTCCCAGATAGGTAGGTTCCGGTTTTATCATGCAGTAAAACAGGTCTTTGTTCCTCGCCAGCACTTCGCGCAGATCCCGCCTGGTCTGACCGCCGTAGCGAACCTTCTTCGCCGGGACTCCCCATGTGTCAATCCCCAGAGAATTCCCGTCATATACCGCCCGGTAGAGATGGTACTGCTGCGTCACCACGATCATGGACTGTACCTGAAATATCTCTTTCGCACGGTATGCACTTTCATAGGTGGAAAATCCCGCATGGTCCATAAAAATATCTTCTGAAGGAATCCCCTGTGCCATGGCATATTCTTTCATCTTGTTCACTTCATCATACTGCACACGCCCATGGTCACCGCTCATCAAAAGCTTGGGCGCCATGCCCTGCTTATACAGCGCGACTGCCTCATCCAGCCGGTCTTTCAACATCTGGGTCGGCTCCCCGTCCGGGCGGAGACCGCAGCCGAGCACAAGGATACAGTCCCCGGCCATCTTCTGGTCAGACAAGGCTGTCCAGTCATCCCATATTTTTTTCTCTGCGACGCTTTTTAGATGCCAGTTCCCGGCAATCATCCCTGCAGACAGGGCTATGCCAAGAAAAATCAGGAGACCGATCCCCTTTTTCAATATGCCAACTAATCTCTTTCTTTTCATCCTGTCACCGTATACTCAAACATTTCATAGTGAAGCTTCGTGCCCTCATCAATCTCCTCCGGAAGCAGCGCCCGGGCCACCAGCTTCGGCTCCCCGTCCGGCTCGTCCAGCCGCACAAGCCGTGCATAATCTCCGTCTATCTGCGCCACTACATAGTCGTAAGAACCCATCCTGCTCCTCCCTCTTACCGAAAACTTGAATACAGCTTTCCAGCCTGCAGCGTATGGCCCTTCGCCGCCGCCATCTCGCTGACAGTCACCATCTGAAAGCCCCTTCTGTGAAGCTCCGGAATGATCCTTAAAGCGGCGTCTCCACTCTGGCTGTACAGCTCGTGCATCAGTACGATATCTCCATCCTTCACATGATCCAGCACGGCCGCCACGGTCTTATCCGCATTCTTGGTCTTCCAGTCTAATGTGTCGATATTCCACTGGATCATCGGCATATGGGTATTAGCCACCACCGTGGAATTGTAATTGCCTCCGGGCAGGCGCATGATCGTTGGCCTCACGCCGCAGGCCGCTTCGATCGCATCGTTGCATTTTGTCACCTGGGCCTGGATCTCTGCCGCTCCCAGCTTCTGAAGGTATTTGTGGTTCATGGTATGGTTCGCCACCTCATGGCCTTCCCGTACCATCCGCTGGACCTCTGTCTTCCGGGACGCCACCCGGTCGCCCACCATAAAGAAGGTGGCCCGTCCGCCGTACTGTGCCAGACAGTCCATGATCCGGTTGCCCACCGACGGCTGGGGGCCATCGTCAAAGGTCAGCGCCACCATCGGCTTTGATGGGTCGATGGCCCGGCCGCCGGACTGCTGGGCCGCTGCTTCCGCCGCCTGCTGCTGGGCCGCTGCTTCCGCTGCTGCCTGCTGGGCCGCCGCTTCCGCTGCTGCCTGCTGCGCCTCCGCTTCCGCCGCCGCCTGCTGCTGAGCCGCCGCGTCTGCCGCTGCCTGCTGCTGGGCCGCCGCGTCTGCTGCTCCGCCTACAGTAATAACACTTGACAGATGGGTCCCCTCATCTCCAGGCGGCACCTGACCGCTGCTGTGTGCCGGGGACTGTGGGGCTTCCGAGTACCCGCCTGGCGCCGCCGAACCTCCCGGTGCTGAAGGCGCACTTCCTGGGGCTGCCAGACCACCCGGAGACGCCGAAGATCCGCCCGGGGACACTGGTGATCCGCCTGGCGCTGCAGGTGATCCGCCTGTCGAGGCTGAATCCCCCGGAGCCTGAGAACTGCCTGGCCCGGAAGGAGCCTGCGAACCTCCCGGTCCTCCTGGGGCATTTACTGAGGAGGAACTGCCGCTCCCCTGGGCCGGTCCTCCACCTGCCACAACAACCGGCGAATTATATATCCGCATCGACTGCTCTGCCGCATAGGCCGGCTGCATGGTAAACACCATACATGCGGCTGCAACAGTAGCGATCGCTTTTAACTGTAAACGTTTCATTCTCTTATCTCCCATATCTTTCATGATTTTGTAACCGTCCGGAATCCTACGCAACTAACAGAATCCGTCAAGGGCTGTTACTACTGGTTAGTATACATGAATGACTCTTTAAATACAAGACATGGCTTTATGAAAACAGATAAAAAATGCTCCCCTCCAGGACCAGTTACCTGGAGGGGAGCGCTGTGTATTATTTCCCCACATCTCTGCCCAATGTGATCTCCGCTGCAGCAAAATTCTCGATACTTTTCACCTTTTCATAAAAGTGCGGCATTTTTTTCACCATGGTTTCTTTCCGATAGAAATCGTCGTCGCTTTGCAGAGGGAGCGTCACAGTCCGCCTTGTGACGCAGGATTTATAGATTGCCATGATCACTTCAATGGCTTTGCGGCCCTCCTCGCCTCCGGTGAGAAGAGGCGCGTCTCCAATGACCGCGCTCAGGAAATTGTCAATCTGAGCCGGATGCCCTTCTAACTCCAGCTCCGGGATCTCATGGTAGATACGGTCCAGTTTTTCCTCCGCGGCTGTATCCTGCCTGGGAAATCCATTGGGAAGGGCTGTCGCCGCCGCCGGCTTCCAGGGAATGCTGAATCTTCCGCCCCTGGTCTGGAATACCATCTCCTGTTCCTCGCCATAGTCCACAATGGAGGTGGCAATGTGAGCAAAGGCATCCGGATATTCCAAGATCGCCATGCCCACGTCCTCCAGTTCCGAATTGTGATGTCCCACATTTTTCATGACAGCGGTTACCTGCTCCGGCATACCCATCATCCACACAAGCAAATCAATATGGTGGACGGAATGGCTGGTGAAACAGCCTCCGCATTCTTTCTCCCAGGTCCCTCTCCACCAGATATCATAGTAGTTCTCTCCCCTCCACCAAAGGGAGTTCACCATCGCGTGCGTCACCGGTCCGCCGACTCCATCCTGAAGCATCTTATGCACCCGGTGCATCGGGGTCTTGAAACGGTTCTGGCAGACCACACTGAGTATCTTTCCGGTCCTCGCCGCAGTTTCGATCATCCGGTCGCATTCCTCCAGAGAATTGGCCATCGGCTTTTCCACAATGACATGGCAGCCCAGTTCCATGGAGCTGACTGCCATCCCGGCATGGGCTGACGGCGGTAGGCAGATGGCTGCTGCATCTATTTCTTCCGCCTTTATGGCTGTTTCCAGATCCGGGTAGGCCCTAGCATTTGACAGTTTTTTGTTTTTGATCAACGCTTCCGCTTTATCTATGTAGATATCACAAACAGCACGCACTTCACATCGTTCAGGGAACATGCTGAATGCTTCCGCATGGACGCCGGCGATCGCACCGGCTCCGATAATTGCCACTTTTATCATACCGCCTCCTGTTTTATCACCCGGGCCATGGCTTCCGCCTGGATCGCAAGCTCAATGGCCTTGAATTCCATCTCCTGGTCGTATGCAGATCCGGTCCCGTCAAGACAGTCGCGGATCAACTGTCCAAAGAATGGAAAGCCCGCCTGCCCCGCAGCTTTTATATGGCGCTCACCCTCATGATTGACAAGGTAAATATGGTCTCCCTCACGGTCGTTTGCCACATCGATATATTTGCGCAGCTCTATGTAGCCGTCGGTGCCCACAATAAAAGTCCTTCCGTCTCCCCAGGCCCCGAGCCCATCCGGGGTGAACCAGTCCAGCCTGGCATAAGCCGCCACGCCATTGTCGCAGGTAAGCATCATATCGCCGAAATCTTCAAATCCCGGATATTCTTTATGCCTGAAATTGGCGATACGGCTGTACTCAATGCGCGCATCCCTGGCGCCTGCATATACCAGCATCTGTTCGATCTGATGACAGCCGATATCCACCAGGATCCCCCCATACTGCTCCTTATCAAAAAACCAGTCCGGCCTTGTAGCCAGTGAGGCTCTGTGAGGTCCAAATCCGGAAATGCTGATGATATCGCCTATGGCCTTTTCCTCCAGAAGCCGCTGCGCGCATACGGCCGCCTCCACATGACGGCGTTCGCTGTAATATACGGCATATTTCCGGTTCGTCCGCTTTGCCGCAGCTTTGGCCAGAGCCAGCTGCTCCAACGTCAGGAGAGGCGGTTTGTCAGCAAAATAATGTTTGCCGTGTTCCATGGCCTCGATACCGATCTCACACCGCTGCGCCGGGACGGCCGCGGACAGGACCATTTTAATCTGTTCATTTTCCAGAATTTCCTCTTTGCACCGTGCGGCTCTGACCCCTTCATACTGCGCACAGTATGCGGCAACCTTTTCGGGATCCGGATCATATACCATTGCCAGATGCGCCCCCGCCTCAGACAGGCCGTTGCTCATGCCAAAGATATGACCGTGATCCAGACCAATGATCCCCACCGGAAATTCTCCCGGTGCACATACTGCCGACGCCCTCCCTTTCGGCGCATAATTCTGTCCATCTGCTTTTATCTGCATAATTTTCTCTCCTCTTCTCTTTTATCCCATAAGCCCGGGCAAAAACGTCACGATCCCCGGGAACAGATACATAAAGATCAGCGCCAGGAAGATCACTCCAATATACGGCAGAAGCGGCTTCACGCTCTTTTCAAGCGGCAGCCCCGCCACCCCGCAGGCAATAAACAAAAATGTGCCTACAGGAGGTGTGATCGCACCAATCTGCATCACAATGATCATGATCACTCCATAATGGATCGGGTCAAATCCAAACGCGTTTCCAACCGCCACAACAATGCCTGCAAACATGGCGATCAGTATGGTCGGATCAAGGAAACATCCAAGCACCATAAAGACCACACACAAAAACAGGGTGCCCAGCAAAGGATTGCCAAGGGTATTCACAGCAAAGTCCAGCACTTCCTTCTGAAGCTGCATCCGGACCAGCACATTGGCCAAAACGCCGGCCGCCGCAATCGTCATAAACACAACCGCTGTGGTCACAGCCGAATTGACAATGATCTCCGGGAAATCCCGGATCTTCAATTTTCTGGAAATGAAAAAACCATAAAACAGGCTGTATGCTATCGCCAGCACGCCGGATTCCGTCGGAGTCACCAGCCCAAAAATAATTCCGCAGAGAATGATCAAAGGCGTGATCAGGGCTGCCAGTGAATCCCAAAACGTGCGCAGGAAATTCTTGAGCGAAAATCTGGTGATCTCGATATCATATCCTCTGCGGCGGTACGCCACATAGTTTACCCCACATTGTAAGAAGCCGATTAAAATGCCGGGGATCACCCCGCCCAGAAACAGCTTTGCCACAGGAGTTTCCGTATAAAAGGAATAAAGGATCATGGCGATACTGGGTGGAATGATCGGGCTCAGCATGGAAGAGCCTGCCGTCACCGCAACTGCATAATCTTTGTCATACCCCTGCTTTTCCATAGCCGGGATCAGCATTCCGCCGATAGCCGATGCATCCGCTGCGCCGGACCCCTGGATCCCGCCAAACAGCATGGAGGTAATGATATTAACGTATCCCAGCCCTCCTTTAAACTGCCCCACGGCAGCATTGGCGAAGTTGACCAGCTTGTCGGTGATCTGCGCCTTCCCCATGATATTTCCGGCCAGGACAAAAAACGGGATCGCCATTAAGGCAAAGGAGTTAATGCTTCCAAACAGACGGATCGTCACCAGGGAAAACGGAATATCCATTGCAATGACAAAGATGATCGCCGTCATAAGGGTTGACATAAAGATTGGAAACCCCAGAAAAATAAAAATCATCAGGACTGCAAATACGAGCAACGCCTCCAGCATATTACTGCTCCTCCTTTCTCACCGGTTTCTGAAACAGCGTAATCGAGTACTCCATGATCAGAAATGCACAACCGGCGGGTATTGCCGCATAAAACCAGGCGATCGACAGATCCGGCAGATTCTGAAGCATGGTCTTTCTGCTGTTCAGAGTATAGATGACCCCTTCCCTCATGACTGCCAAAAGTGCAATGATAACGATAACTGTCGCTGCTTTTTTCGCATAGATCATCTGTTTCTCCGACAGGAATTTTTTCAGGAAAAACTCCACACTGAGGTGGGAGTTATGCTTTACCCCAACGCTGGCTGCCAAAAATGCAACCCATATGGCTGTCAGGCGGATGACTTCATCCCCCCATGCAAACGGCCGCAGGCTTGCCGAGGTAAAGTACCGCAGCGTGATCTGCACCAGGCTCAGCGCCACAATCCCTCCAAGCATGGTAATGATCGCACACGAGCGGATTTTATCCAGTATTTTATATAGTTTTCCTACCATATACGCTCCTTATAAACACAAGGGAGTGTCTGCCACTCCCCTGCTTTTCCTTATTCTTTGTAACGTCCGTCCCTACTTTAGCTCAATGATCATGTCAATAAAGGAATTCCAGTTATCCCCTTTCGCCCTGTACTCCTCCAGCATCGGCTGGCAGGCTTCCACCCATTTGTCGATATCCTGGAGTTCTGTTATGACAACGCCTTCGCTCTTCATCACTTCCAGAGCCGCTTCATTGTCCTCGTCATCCAACGCGTCCTGATAAGCCTCTGTCTCGTCCACAGACTCTTTGACGATCTGCTGCAGATCCTCCGGAAGGCCCTTAAACCAGTCTGCATTGAAATAGAACTGGATACATGCCATGCAGTGATTGGTGATCGCAAGGTTTTTTGCATTATCCTGGAACTTCATGGAGTTGATCATGGAAGGTGATGCCTCCATTCCATCCATAACCTTTGTCTGAAGCGCAGTGTAAACCTCATTCCAGTCCATGGTCGTTCCCGATGCCCCCAGACTCTCAAACATGGAAATATACACTGCATTCGGGCCTCTCATCTTTAAGCCCTTCATATCCTCTAAGCTGGTCACCGGAGATACGGTCAGCATATCTCTTGACCCCATGGACATGGTTCCGTATGTATAGAAACCATACTCACCGAGTCTGTTATTGACTTCATCCTCCATGGCCCTGGTGATTTCCCGGTACTGGTCATTGCTGTCAAATAGAAACGGGAACTCATACATCTGCAGTTCCGGTACCCATACGCCCGGACCGGTTCCCGGAGCCGCCAGCACAAGCTCCAACGCTCCTGCCTGGCACATCTCCACCTGTTCGGACTGGCTTCCCAGCTCGCTTCCGAAATTGGCGGTAGTCTTGATCCTTCCGCCTGATTTCTCCTCTACGGTCTTGCAGAAGAACTCCAGGGCCTTACCGATGGTTCCGGTCTGTGCCTGATTCGTCGTTGTACGCAGTTCATACACCCTGCCATCGTCAGCAGGCTTGGCCGCTTCTGTCTGTAGCGCCTCACTCTGCGCCGCTTTCGTCCCTGCGGCTTCAGCGGCTGCCGCTTCTGTTGCTGCCGGCTGACTGCTTCCGGAAGAGCTGCATCCCCCGATGACCGCCGCTGTCAGGACTGCTGCCATAAGTAAAACTCTTTTTTTCATAATACACCTTCTCCTTTTGTATTTTGTTGTTGAGTTTCTTATGCGGACATTATAACACTATGTGATTTATATAACGATGGTAATAGATGCTCTCAAGGTGGTATATCCTGCGAATATTATGGTTTTCGTTATTAATATAACAGTATTTACCATTGCTTTCCCGCCAGATTTTATTAGAATAAAAGTATAATTAATGAACAAATTTTAATGGAGTGATGTACAACATGCAAAAAATCCCCTTTACAGATCATCAGTTTGTGATCAATGAGGATTACCGCATCTATTCTTACTACGACACCAGCAAAGACAGGATTTACAAACACTGCCACAAATTCTATGAATTGTATATCCTGATTTCCGGCCATGTGAAGTATTCCACAGCCGGAAACTCCTTTTTTCTCGCGCCGGGAGATTTTCTTTTCATCAACAAACTGCAGGAGCATTTCCCGGAGGTCCTGGATTTTTCCGTGCCCTATGAGAGAATGGCTTTGCATGTTTCTCCCGAGGTGCTGCAGGAACTCTCCTGCGGCAATGTGAATCTGGCGGCGATATTTACCGCAAATGAATTTAAAGTCTATCACTATCCTCCCGCCCTGCATTCCCAGATCACGGCGCATTTGGACACACTGTTTGAGCTGTACCATTCGCCGGATACCTATGGTTCCAAAATCCTTGGCCGAAGCACCCTGGCCGCCCTTTTTGTCCTGTTTAACAAATACATGGATACCCCCTCTATCTATTCCTTTGGCAAACAAAACAAGAACATCCAGATCATTCCTCTCGTAGAGAGCTATGTGAGAAATCATCTGAACGAAAAGATAACCGTAGAAGATCTGGCGGCTCATCTGTTTTTCAACAAGTACTATTTCATGCACCAGTTTAAGGAGATCTCCGGCATGTCGGCTTATCAGTTTGTACAAAAAGTGCGGCTGACGGTCCTGACCGAAATGGTAAAAGAAGGATGTCCTCTCGCCATAGCCACCGCGCGATGCGGGTTTCAGGATTATTCCAACTTTTACAAACTCTTCAAGAAAGAATTTGGATGCAGCCCGAAAGAATTTTTCCAAAAGTAAAAAGCGTCTGGCGACAGATATCGCCAAACGCTTTTTACTTTTGCTCAGACTTATTTTGTATATGCCGCAGCATTCTTGCCTGCGATCCGGCCGAATACCACCGTATCAGTCAGTGCGTTGCCGCCCAGACGGTTGCTTCCGTGGATACCTCCGGTCACCTCGCCGGCTGCGTACAGGCCCGGGATCACATTGCCGTCCTTATCGATCACTTCCGTGTTGGTGTTGATCTTTACGCCGCCCATGGTATGATGCACGGTCGGCACGCGCTCCGCTGCATAGAATGGACCGTCGTTGATGCCGTTGTTTACCTTGTCGGTGTCTGTAAACAGGGTGCGGCCAAATTCATCTGGCTGTCCCTCCAGATCGCCGCCCAGGCAGTGGCGGTTGTACTCTTCCACGCTGGCAACCAGGTTCTCCGCCGGTACGCCGATCTTCTCCGCCAGCTCTTCTAAGGTATCCGCCTTGTAAGCCCGCCCTGCGGCTACCAGGTCATTGATGGTCTCGTTGAAGTTATTTACCTCATCGCCGGTGGGGTATCCGTCGCTGTCCATAATGATGTACATGGTGCTGTCCGGCTGATCGAACAGGCCTAAGGTCATCTCGTCGCGGCGCCCGCCCTCATTTACAAAACGCTTGCCTTCCTTGTTTACAAAGATACGGCTCTCTACCGCATGCTCAATGTTGCCGGACAGGCTTCCGGTCTTCGGATCGCCCAGGGGGAGCAGCTGGATGTTGCCCATCTGCACCAGATCTGCGCCTATTTCCTCGGCCATCACGATACCGTCGCCGGTGATCGCGGTGGTGTTGGTGGAAGGGATGGTCTCATCCAGAGTCGGCCATAACTTGGTCTCCTCGTTGTACTTCTCACGCATCTCCACGTTCTGGCCAAAGCCGCCGGTTGCCAGAACAACACCGTTGTTTGCTTTTACAGTGACGGTGTTCCCGGTCTCACCGGTGCACACTACACCGGTCACAACGCCGTCCTCCATGATCAGATGCTCTGCTTTGGTGTTGTACTTCACGGTGATGCCGTCATTCTTTTCCATATAGCCTTTGTAAGTTTTGAAGAAACCGGAACCCTCCGGCTCCACCGGCTTATGCGCGCGCTCCCACATACCGCCGGTCACGGTGAATACGCCGTCCTGGAATTCCATCCCCAGGGATTTCAGCCATTCTACACCGTCCCAGGCATTCTCAACCAGGGTGCGAACCAGATCCGGATCGCCCTGCTTGTCTCCGCCCTCGTAGGTCTGCTCATAATGGAAATCCACACTGTCATTTCTCGCCAGAGCAGTCTCGCTGCCGTCATCCACAGCATTTAAAGCGCCCCCTGCCAAAGCGGTATTGCCGCCCATATTGGAAGTCTTCTCAATCACGATCACAGACTTTCCATCCTGGTTTGCCGTAACAGCCGCCGCCATACCGGCTCCGCCCGCTCCGATCACGACCACATCTGCGGTCAGTTCCTCGTCGGCCTCCGCAATCTTTTCAAGCTTCACTGCCTTTAAAGCCTCCGGGTCGCCACCCGCCTGCTTCACACAGTCAGCAACGCCTTCCAGGATCGCGTTGCTGGTCAGCGTCGCGCCGGAAACCGCATCAATTCCAAGCCCCTGAAGCTCGATGATCTGCGCCGGCATGGACTCGCAGACCGGCTCGCCGATGCCCGGGGTCTCCTCATGATCCAGCGTGATCTCCGTGATGGCGTCACTGCTGAAGGTCACGTTCACGGTCATCTCCTTCATGCCTGTCACAACCGCGCTGTAGGTCCCCGGTGTGTAGGCTCCTGCTTCTGCATCTGACGGCGCCGCCGTGGTAGTGGTCTCTGCCGCTGTGGTCGTGTCCGCAGGCTTTCCCTGGCAACCGGCCAGAGAAGCAGCCATGACTGCAGCCATTGCAAGGGCTGCAAA
This portion of the Clostridium sp. AN503 genome encodes:
- a CDS encoding flavocytochrome c, whose product is MRKNRRFAALAMAAVMAASLAGCQGKPADTTTAAETTTTAAPSDAEAGAYTPGTYSAVVTGMKEMTVNVTFSSDAITEITLDHEETPGIGEPVCESMPAQIIELQGLGIDAVSGATLTSNAILEGVADCVKQAGGDPEALKAVKLEKIAEADEELTADVVVIGAGGAGMAAAVTANQDGKSVIVIEKTSNMGGNTALAGGALNAVDDGSETALARNDSVDFHYEQTYEGGDKQGDPDLVRTLVENAWDGVEWLKSLGMEFQDGVFTVTGGMWERAHKPVEPEGSGFFKTYKGYMEKNDGITVKYNTKAEHLIMEDGVVTGVVCTGETGNTVTVKANNGVVLATGGFGQNVEMREKYNEETKLWPTLDETIPSTNTTAITGDGIVMAEEIGADLVQMGNIQLLPLGDPKTGSLSGNIEHAVESRIFVNKEGKRFVNEGGRRDEMTLGLFDQPDSTMYIIMDSDGYPTGDEVNNFNETINDLVAAGRAYKADTLEELAEKIGVPAENLVASVEEYNRHCLGGDLEGQPDEFGRTLFTDTDKVNNGINDGPFYAAERVPTVHHTMGGVKINTNTEVIDKDGNVIPGLYAAGEVTGGIHGSNRLGGNALTDTVVFGRIAGKNAAAYTK